From a single Planococcus shenhongbingii genomic region:
- a CDS encoding NAD(P)/FAD-dependent oxidoreductase, whose amino-acid sequence MKRPSILVLGAGYGGLTTVVNLQKVLGTDAADITLINKNEYHYESTWLHEAAAGTLLPEQVRYDIKDVIDSVKTKFVQATVEAIDVKGKKVTTDNGVFTYDYLVIALGFEGETFGIPGLDKYALSIANVKAARYIREHIEFQFANWSAEEDKDDSRLTIVVGGAGFTGIEFLGELANRVPELCKEFDVPRDKVRVVCVEAAPMVLPGFDPELVSYAVGKLESKGIEFSIGTPVVEATPEGVNIKKGDDDFEFIKAGTVVWAAGVRGSKLIEESGIENMRARVKVDKDLRAPGFSDVFILGDCALMINEETNRPYPPTAQIAMQQGEIVAKNINSLIKGEDTHEFIPDLKGTVCSLGEDDAIGVVFGKKVTGKRASFMKKMIDNRALFLVGGAGLVMKKGKFNVL is encoded by the coding sequence GTGAAAAGACCGTCAATTTTAGTATTAGGAGCAGGTTATGGTGGGTTAACTACTGTAGTGAACTTGCAGAAAGTTCTGGGCACAGATGCCGCAGACATTACGTTGATCAACAAAAATGAATATCATTACGAAAGCACTTGGCTTCATGAAGCAGCTGCAGGAACGTTGCTTCCTGAGCAAGTCCGTTACGATATCAAAGATGTAATCGACAGCGTTAAAACGAAATTTGTCCAAGCGACAGTTGAAGCGATTGATGTAAAAGGCAAGAAAGTGACAACTGATAATGGTGTGTTTACATATGATTATCTTGTAATCGCTTTAGGTTTCGAAGGAGAAACTTTCGGAATTCCTGGCCTTGATAAATACGCTCTTTCAATCGCCAACGTAAAAGCAGCGCGTTATATCCGCGAACACATCGAATTCCAATTCGCTAACTGGTCGGCAGAAGAAGACAAAGACGACAGCCGTTTGACTATCGTTGTTGGCGGAGCAGGATTTACAGGAATCGAATTCTTAGGGGAACTTGCAAACCGGGTACCGGAACTTTGCAAAGAGTTCGACGTACCGCGTGATAAAGTCCGTGTCGTTTGTGTTGAAGCTGCACCAATGGTCTTGCCAGGATTTGATCCTGAGCTTGTCAGCTACGCAGTCGGCAAACTTGAATCTAAGGGAATTGAATTCTCGATCGGAACTCCGGTTGTTGAAGCGACTCCTGAAGGTGTTAATATCAAAAAAGGCGACGATGACTTCGAATTCATTAAAGCTGGCACAGTTGTTTGGGCTGCAGGCGTACGCGGAAGCAAACTGATTGAAGAATCAGGCATTGAAAACATGCGTGCCCGTGTCAAAGTAGACAAAGACCTCCGTGCTCCAGGATTCTCAGATGTTTTCATCCTTGGGGATTGCGCATTGATGATCAACGAAGAAACGAACCGCCCTTATCCGCCAACTGCACAGATTGCTATGCAGCAAGGCGAAATAGTAGCGAAAAACATCAATTCATTGATTAAAGGCGAAGACACACATGAGTTTATCCCGGACTTAAAAGGGACTGTGTGTTCATTAGGCGAAGACGACGCTATCGGTGTTGTGTTCGGCAAAAAAGTCACTGGCAAACGCGCTTCATTCATGAAGAAAATGATCGACAACCGCGCTTTATTCTTAGTAGGCGGCGCTGGTCTGGTCATGAAAAAAGGCAAGTTCAACGTTCTGTAA
- a CDS encoding YuzB family protein codes for MKPIVEFCISNIANGSQETFEKLERDPNLDVLEYGCLSYCTKCSESLYALVNGEIVEADSPEELTQKVYEFIEENPLF; via the coding sequence ATGAAACCGATTGTGGAGTTTTGCATCAGCAATATCGCAAATGGATCACAAGAGACTTTTGAAAAACTAGAACGGGACCCTAACTTGGACGTATTGGAATATGGCTGCTTAAGCTACTGCACAAAATGTTCAGAATCCCTGTACGCACTCGTTAACGGCGAAATCGTAGAAGCCGATTCTCCTGAAGAATTAACTCAGAAAGTCTATGAATTTATAGAAGAAAATCCTTTATTTTAA
- a CDS encoding DUF86 domain-containing protein: MYFIDRNKITETVAYMSSLVELYEEKKEWSTLVDQLALERLANNIIESIIDVGNSMIDGFIMRDPGSYEDIIDILVDEKVITAEMDEPLKQVVELRKMLVREFMKVDHQELVAVIGSRLESLKDFGPKVEYYLEHELGPVSAFLPESKNERL; the protein is encoded by the coding sequence ATGTATTTTATTGATAGAAATAAAATTACAGAGACAGTGGCTTATATGTCTTCACTGGTGGAATTATATGAAGAAAAGAAGGAATGGTCTACTTTAGTCGATCAGTTGGCCTTGGAGCGCCTGGCGAATAATATCATCGAATCAATCATTGATGTAGGAAACTCGATGATTGATGGTTTCATTATGCGTGATCCGGGAAGTTATGAGGATATCATAGACATCTTGGTTGATGAAAAAGTGATTACTGCAGAAATGGATGAACCATTAAAGCAAGTAGTCGAATTGAGGAAGATGCTGGTGCGTGAATTCATGAAAGTGGACCATCAGGAACTAGTGGCTGTAATCGGTTCCCGCCTTGAATCTTTGAAGGATTTCGGACCAAAAGTCGAATATTATTTAGAACATGAACTGGGACCAGTCTCAGCATTTCTGCCGGAGTCTAAAAATGAAAGATTATAA
- a CDS encoding NifU family protein — protein MTEAMMESQVMEVLDKLRPFLLRDGGDCELVDIEDGIVKLRLLGACGSCPSSTITLKAGIERALMEEIPGVVEVEQVF, from the coding sequence ATGACTGAAGCTATGATGGAAAGCCAAGTAATGGAAGTCCTAGATAAATTGCGTCCATTCCTTTTGCGTGACGGAGGAGACTGTGAACTCGTTGATATAGAGGATGGAATTGTAAAACTTCGTCTTCTTGGAGCTTGCGGAAGCTGCCCAAGTTCGACCATAACATTAAAAGCTGGAATTGAACGCGCATTAATGGAAGAAATTCCTGGCGTTGTGGAAGTAGAACAAGTATTTTAA
- a CDS encoding leucyl aminopeptidase: protein MELIVQRDAANIEAEILVVGLSRHPENSKGWSEFSGRFNGKLEEWTKKDLSFDSNSLVIYPTLSGAIPRVLFVGLNDRKKLTEDDLRISFGQVGKELLKKKIKHAAIYLDSFQNDSIAAEDAAYLAAEGITMGTYRFDDYKTSSNEAEVSLQSLSILTAEDAEEIQASAFIGQVFGESVNEARTLVNMPGNLLTATALADYAKELGETYGFETDILGKEELEELGMGAILAVNQGSVEEPRLIVLKYKATDSFENPLALVGKGITFDTGGYSLKPKDGIVGMKGDMGGAAAVLGAMKVIGELKPEKNVVAVIASTDNMVSGNAFKPDDVITSLSGKTIEILNTDAEGRLVLADSVTYAKQLGATHIIDVATLTGGVIIALGNDKTGALTNDEAFFETFMEAALETGEFVWRLPLTERDKNRIRKSDVADLNNSPGRDGHMIFGGGFVGEFAENTPWIHLDIAGTSHAASSHDLGPQGGTGAMVRTLAMMVERMAEGQ from the coding sequence ATGGAACTTATCGTACAAAGGGATGCAGCAAATATTGAAGCTGAAATCTTAGTGGTTGGCTTGAGCCGCCATCCGGAAAACAGTAAAGGATGGAGCGAGTTTTCAGGACGCTTTAACGGCAAGCTGGAAGAATGGACCAAAAAAGATTTGTCTTTTGACTCCAACTCTTTGGTCATTTATCCAACTCTGTCAGGCGCAATTCCACGTGTGCTTTTCGTCGGATTGAATGACCGGAAAAAACTGACGGAAGACGATTTGCGAATTTCTTTCGGACAGGTCGGCAAAGAGCTGCTAAAGAAAAAAATCAAGCATGCAGCCATTTATTTGGATTCTTTCCAGAATGACAGCATTGCAGCAGAAGACGCGGCATACCTGGCTGCTGAAGGAATCACGATGGGGACATACCGTTTTGATGATTATAAAACTTCATCCAATGAAGCCGAAGTTTCACTCCAGTCATTAAGCATTTTGACTGCTGAGGATGCTGAAGAGATTCAAGCATCTGCATTTATTGGCCAAGTATTCGGCGAATCGGTCAACGAAGCACGGACGCTTGTAAATATGCCGGGCAATCTTTTGACTGCTACGGCACTAGCTGATTATGCAAAAGAACTGGGAGAAACTTATGGTTTTGAAACGGATATCTTGGGCAAAGAGGAGCTTGAAGAATTGGGCATGGGCGCAATTCTAGCAGTCAACCAGGGATCGGTTGAAGAACCGCGTTTGATCGTTTTGAAATACAAAGCGACTGACAGTTTTGAAAATCCGCTTGCGCTTGTCGGGAAAGGAATTACGTTTGATACGGGCGGCTATTCATTAAAACCGAAAGACGGAATTGTCGGGATGAAAGGCGATATGGGTGGTGCTGCTGCGGTTCTCGGGGCAATGAAAGTGATCGGCGAATTAAAGCCTGAGAAAAATGTCGTGGCTGTCATCGCTTCTACGGACAACATGGTGTCCGGCAATGCATTTAAGCCGGATGATGTTATCACTTCGCTGAGCGGCAAGACGATTGAGATTTTGAACACGGATGCCGAGGGACGTTTGGTATTGGCTGATTCTGTAACGTACGCGAAACAGCTGGGAGCAACACATATTATTGATGTAGCTACTTTGACTGGCGGCGTGATCATTGCGCTAGGGAATGACAAAACAGGCGCTTTAACAAACGACGAAGCCTTTTTTGAAACGTTTATGGAAGCGGCACTGGAAACTGGAGAGTTTGTCTGGAGATTGCCGCTGACAGAACGAGACAAAAACCGCATCCGCAAAAGCGATGTTGCAGATTTGAATAATTCACCTGGCCGTGACGGCCATATGATTTTCGGCGGCGGTTTTGTCGGGGAGTTTGCTGAAAATACACCGTGGATCCATCTGGATATAGCGGGAACTTCCCATGCTGCGTCCAGCCATGATCTGGGACCGCAAGGCGGCACTGGAGCGATGGTCCGGACACTTGCCATGATGGTTGAAAGAATGGCAGAAGGGCAGTAA
- a CDS encoding NAD(P)/FAD-dependent oxidoreductase: protein MRKLVLLGGGYGNMRILLRLLPNNLPLDTEIILIDRTPFHSMKTEFYALAAGTASDNEVRVPFPESDRLKLVHGEIEKIGLDEKFVFMENGERIEYDDLVIGLGCEDKYHNVPGADEFTYSIQTIGKTRDTFNTLLGLPSGAIVGVVGAGLSGIELASELRESRQDLQIKLFDRGPRILRDFPERLSNFVKKWFDKNNVEVVPSSNITKVEPNLLYNHEETIPVDAVVWTAGIQPVKVVRELGVESDSGGRVVLNQYHQIPNYENVYVVGDCAALPMAPSAQLAEEQAEQIVKVLKSVWRNEPLPEKMPEIQLKGFLGSLGKKQGFAYLADRTVTGRIARLMKSGVLWMYKWHNG, encoded by the coding sequence ATGCGAAAATTAGTTTTGCTTGGCGGAGGATATGGAAATATGCGGATATTGCTTCGCTTATTGCCAAATAACCTTCCATTGGATACGGAAATTATTTTAATCGATCGGACACCATTCCACAGCATGAAAACAGAGTTTTATGCACTCGCAGCAGGAACGGCATCAGACAATGAAGTGCGTGTGCCTTTCCCGGAAAGCGACCGCTTGAAATTGGTTCACGGCGAAATCGAGAAAATCGGTCTCGATGAAAAATTTGTTTTTATGGAAAACGGGGAGCGCATTGAATACGATGATCTGGTGATTGGATTAGGCTGTGAAGATAAATACCATAATGTGCCAGGCGCAGATGAATTTACGTACAGCATCCAGACCATCGGAAAAACTCGCGACACTTTCAATACGCTGTTGGGACTTCCATCAGGAGCCATAGTGGGGGTTGTGGGAGCTGGCCTCAGCGGCATCGAATTAGCCAGTGAACTGCGTGAAAGCAGACAGGATCTTCAAATCAAACTGTTTGACCGAGGCCCGCGGATTTTGCGGGACTTCCCGGAACGATTGAGTAATTTCGTTAAAAAATGGTTCGACAAAAACAATGTGGAAGTGGTACCTAGCTCCAACATTACGAAAGTGGAGCCTAATCTTCTCTACAACCATGAAGAAACCATCCCGGTGGATGCAGTTGTATGGACAGCGGGAATCCAGCCGGTGAAAGTGGTGCGCGAATTAGGTGTTGAAAGCGACAGCGGCGGACGCGTGGTCCTCAACCAATACCATCAAATACCCAACTATGAGAATGTATATGTAGTTGGAGATTGTGCGGCCTTGCCAATGGCGCCATCCGCACAGCTAGCTGAAGAACAAGCAGAACAAATCGTCAAAGTGCTGAAATCGGTTTGGAGAAACGAACCGTTGCCTGAGAAGATGCCGGAAATCCAGCTTAAAGGATTCCTTGGATCGCTCGGCAAAAAACAAGGCTTTGCTTATTTAGCAGACCGGACGGTAACAGGCCGGATTGCCCGCTTAATGAAATCGGGTGTTTTGTGGATGTACAAATGGCATAATGGTTGA
- a CDS encoding divergent PAP2 family protein: MEIFSNLPLMIALFAILFAQFVKIPIQYIVFRKLEWKLFMSTGGMPSSHSAAVTSLTTAVAFEHGVDSTIFAVSTMFAVITMYDATGVRFQAGQQALTINKMRNDFYIFMDETRKWPQKKEEEKIEELKTLLGHKPSEVLVGAITGIAISFFFYGLLT, from the coding sequence ATGGAGATTTTCTCTAACTTGCCTCTTATGATCGCGCTGTTTGCCATTTTGTTTGCCCAGTTTGTAAAAATACCCATCCAGTACATCGTATTCCGGAAACTGGAATGGAAATTGTTCATGTCAACAGGAGGCATGCCAAGTTCCCACTCTGCGGCCGTCACTTCCCTAACTACAGCTGTTGCTTTTGAACACGGCGTTGATTCCACTATTTTCGCTGTGTCGACTATGTTTGCTGTCATCACTATGTACGATGCGACGGGTGTCCGTTTCCAGGCAGGACAACAAGCATTGACGATCAATAAAATGCGGAATGACTTCTACATATTCATGGACGAAACAAGAAAATGGCCACAGAAAAAAGAAGAAGAAAAAATAGAAGAACTGAAGACCTTGCTGGGCCATAAGCCAAGTGAAGTTCTAGTAGGTGCCATCACCGGCATTGCCATATCCTTTTTCTTTTATGGCCTGCTAACATAA
- a CDS encoding MFS transporter, with protein sequence MDQTHSITAIEKRTVKKTMKRILPFILLLYAVAFLDRINLGFAALEMNADLALTAEVFGLLSGLFFIGYFLFEVPSNLMLKKFGAKLWISRIMVTWGIIVVLTGFAQSAAHLYILRFLLGVAEAGFTPGIILYLTYWFRARERGKATAVFFVALPLSALIGAPLSTWIIDTISWGGLAGWRWMFILEGIPAVLLGIVVLFYMTNRPADAKWLTVEEKTWLEGELEKERKLSSQVNKSSHLAMLKDSKVWKLSLVNIAGFVAVNGLAYWMPTILKSLSSSSTTNIQIGWLAMIPSLIAIPAILFVGWNADRTNSYKKHLIGCMSIAMIGLIGCALVPTAPLMVLMLSITSAGLYGISGSFYAYLTFFFTQSTAPAGIALVSSLSAMGGFIGPMLLGVVELREGMFVIAGFMLVSLITLFTLKLEKNRQSDPTAKQPIEASN encoded by the coding sequence ATGGATCAAACACATTCAATTACTGCCATTGAAAAAAGAACGGTTAAGAAAACGATGAAAAGGATTTTGCCGTTTATTTTACTTTTATATGCGGTTGCTTTTTTAGACAGGATCAACCTTGGATTTGCTGCCTTGGAGATGAATGCAGATTTAGCTTTAACGGCTGAAGTATTCGGTTTGTTATCCGGTTTGTTCTTTATCGGGTATTTCCTGTTTGAAGTTCCAAGCAATCTGATGTTAAAAAAGTTTGGTGCTAAACTATGGATTTCCCGGATTATGGTTACTTGGGGGATTATCGTCGTATTAACCGGGTTTGCACAATCAGCTGCACATTTATACATCTTACGCTTTTTACTTGGAGTGGCTGAAGCAGGTTTTACACCGGGGATTATTCTGTACTTAACGTATTGGTTCAGAGCACGTGAAAGAGGGAAAGCAACCGCTGTCTTTTTTGTTGCTTTGCCATTGAGTGCATTGATCGGTGCGCCGCTGTCAACTTGGATCATCGATACTATTTCATGGGGTGGTTTAGCCGGTTGGAGATGGATGTTCATTTTAGAAGGCATACCAGCTGTCCTATTGGGGATTGTCGTTCTGTTTTACATGACCAATAGACCTGCTGATGCCAAGTGGTTAACGGTCGAAGAAAAAACATGGCTGGAAGGCGAATTGGAAAAAGAGAGAAAACTGAGTTCCCAGGTCAATAAATCTTCCCATCTTGCTATGTTGAAAGATTCGAAGGTTTGGAAGCTCTCCCTCGTTAATATAGCGGGCTTCGTCGCTGTCAATGGATTGGCTTATTGGATGCCAACGATTCTTAAATCTTTATCTTCATCTTCAACGACGAACATTCAAATTGGCTGGTTGGCCATGATTCCATCACTCATCGCCATCCCGGCAATTCTGTTTGTAGGGTGGAATGCTGACAGAACAAATTCCTATAAAAAGCACTTAATTGGATGTATGTCAATTGCCATGATTGGGCTCATTGGTTGTGCGCTAGTACCGACTGCACCATTAATGGTGTTAATGTTATCAATCACTTCTGCAGGATTGTATGGAATATCGGGTTCTTTCTATGCGTATTTAACGTTCTTCTTTACGCAATCGACAGCACCTGCAGGCATCGCATTAGTAAGTTCACTTTCTGCAATGGGTGGTTTCATAGGACCGATGCTGCTGGGGGTTGTCGAGTTAAGAGAAGGCATGTTCGTAATTGCTGGCTTTATGCTTGTCAGCCTGATTACACTTTTCACATTGAAACTGGAGAAAAATCGTCAGAGCGATCCAACAGCAAAACAGCCTATTGAAGCTTCAAATTGA
- a CDS encoding YutD family protein, with protein MITLDQWEYEIIIDYREGFQQEALANRYSEILAKYDYILGDWGYGQLRLKGFFEDSNHKATYDTKISTLQDYLYEYCNFGCAYFVIKKTGKAPAPVEEQQTETLETDS; from the coding sequence ATGATTACATTAGATCAATGGGAATATGAAATCATAATCGATTATCGGGAGGGATTTCAACAAGAAGCATTAGCAAATCGCTACAGCGAAATCCTTGCGAAATACGATTATATATTAGGCGACTGGGGCTATGGGCAACTGCGCTTAAAAGGTTTCTTTGAAGATTCCAATCATAAAGCAACATATGATACAAAAATCAGCACCTTGCAGGATTATTTATATGAATACTGCAATTTTGGCTGTGCTTATTTTGTCATTAAAAAGACCGGCAAAGCGCCAGCTCCGGTTGAAGAGCAGCAAACGGAAACCCTCGAAACAGATTCATAA
- a CDS encoding TIGR01457 family HAD-type hydrolase, producing MKDYKAYCLDLDGTVYRGTEPVTEAAAFVHRLQLKGIEPFFVTNNASMTQQQLNQKLARFGIETTESQIMSSAIAAAKYIKRWYPNRSVFMIGSDGLSQALEQEGISRVEKDADIVVMGIDPNVNYDKLATACLEVRKGAVFISTNRDLAFPSERGLVPGNGAFTTLVSVSTGVEPIYIGKPEGHMLDAIMYEHDFDKSDMVMIGDNYDTDILAGVHFEIDTVHVNTGVTPMEDVIKKDIQPTHVLEHLGFWDI from the coding sequence ATGAAAGATTATAAAGCTTATTGCCTGGATTTGGATGGAACGGTTTACCGGGGGACCGAGCCGGTTACGGAAGCGGCAGCATTTGTCCACAGGCTGCAGTTAAAAGGCATTGAGCCGTTTTTTGTGACAAACAATGCGTCGATGACACAACAGCAGTTGAATCAAAAGCTTGCACGCTTTGGCATTGAGACAACGGAATCCCAGATCATGTCTTCCGCTATTGCCGCTGCTAAATACATCAAGCGCTGGTATCCAAACAGAAGCGTCTTTATGATTGGCTCTGATGGACTCAGCCAGGCATTGGAGCAAGAAGGCATCTCGCGTGTTGAAAAAGATGCAGATATTGTGGTAATGGGCATCGATCCGAATGTGAATTATGATAAACTGGCGACCGCTTGCCTGGAAGTCCGAAAAGGAGCGGTATTCATATCCACGAACCGTGATTTGGCCTTTCCATCAGAAAGAGGATTGGTGCCGGGGAACGGAGCATTTACCACACTCGTTTCCGTTTCTACCGGAGTGGAGCCTATATATATCGGCAAACCGGAAGGGCATATGCTTGATGCCATCATGTATGAACATGATTTTGATAAAAGCGATATGGTCATGATCGGTGATAATTACGATACCGATATCTTGGCAGGCGTTCATTTTGAAATCGACACCGTCCATGTCAATACAGGAGTCACTCCAATGGAAGACGTCATAAAAAAAGACATCCAGCCGACGCATGTGCTGGAACATCTAGGGTTTTGGGACATATAA
- the lipA gene encoding lipoyl synthase: protein MSVKQEHLRKPDWLKIKLNTNENYTDLKKMMRENNLNTVCEEAKCPNIHECWGTRRTATFMILGAVCTRACRFCAVKTGLPNELDLQEPERVAKSVQLMNLKHTVITAVARDDLKDGGSEVFAETVRAIKRLNPFTTVEVLPSDMGGVYENLERLMLAEPDILNHNIETVRRLTPRVRARATYDRSLELLKRAKDIRPEIPTKSSLMLGLGETKEEIIEVMDDLRANDVDIMTIGQYLQPSKKHLPVQKYYSPKEFKELWEIAMTKGFSHCQAGPLVRSSYHADEQVNAAAKERQRLGDIQAAVSNS from the coding sequence GTGTCAGTCAAACAGGAACATCTAAGAAAGCCCGATTGGTTAAAGATTAAGCTTAATACAAATGAGAACTATACAGATTTGAAGAAAATGATGCGGGAAAATAATCTGAATACCGTTTGTGAAGAAGCGAAATGCCCGAATATCCACGAGTGCTGGGGTACCCGTAGGACTGCTACCTTTATGATTTTGGGAGCGGTATGCACCCGTGCGTGCCGATTCTGTGCAGTCAAGACTGGATTGCCGAATGAATTGGACTTGCAAGAGCCGGAACGCGTAGCGAAGTCTGTGCAATTGATGAACTTAAAGCATACGGTAATTACCGCAGTGGCCCGGGACGATTTGAAAGACGGCGGATCGGAAGTGTTTGCTGAAACTGTGCGTGCCATCAAACGTTTAAATCCATTTACAACAGTGGAAGTCCTGCCTTCTGATATGGGCGGTGTGTATGAAAATCTGGAACGCTTAATGCTTGCAGAACCTGATATTTTAAACCATAATATTGAAACAGTGCGCCGGTTGACTCCAAGAGTCAGAGCCCGTGCCACTTATGATCGTTCTCTTGAACTTTTGAAGCGTGCTAAAGATATTCGCCCGGAAATTCCGACGAAGTCATCGTTGATGCTTGGACTGGGTGAAACAAAAGAGGAAATTATCGAAGTGATGGACGATTTGCGCGCAAACGATGTTGATATCATGACAATTGGCCAGTATTTGCAACCGTCCAAAAAGCATTTGCCGGTTCAGAAATACTATTCACCAAAAGAGTTTAAGGAACTGTGGGAAATTGCGATGACTAAAGGATTCTCGCATTGCCAGGCAGGTCCGCTTGTGCGGAGCAGCTACCATGCCGATGAACAAGTGAATGCAGCAGCAAAAGAGCGTCAACGTCTTGGGGATATACAAGCAGCTGTTTCTAACAGCTAA
- a CDS encoding NUDIX domain-containing protein: MTKHRRGNIWLAAAGLVTNSQKQWLVVKKRYGGLYGKWSLPAGFVMANETIDQAAIREVKEETGIDCALLGMIGFRTGVIREEISDNMAIFLLTAIDESQPVKVQLSELYEAAWLSPDELAKDEAVSVMLQEMVNYVLEEGFQEIEDVNPGDIFGYSTYKLFFKK, encoded by the coding sequence ATGACAAAACATAGGCGGGGCAATATATGGCTGGCAGCAGCCGGTTTAGTGACCAATTCACAAAAGCAATGGCTCGTAGTGAAAAAAAGATATGGCGGCTTGTATGGCAAGTGGTCTTTGCCAGCCGGCTTTGTTATGGCTAATGAAACCATTGACCAAGCTGCCATACGGGAAGTCAAAGAAGAAACAGGCATCGATTGTGCACTTCTTGGAATGATTGGCTTCCGTACAGGTGTCATAAGAGAAGAAATCAGCGACAACATGGCCATTTTTTTATTAACAGCGATTGATGAATCTCAACCAGTTAAAGTGCAGTTATCGGAATTGTATGAAGCGGCATGGCTGTCGCCGGATGAGCTGGCAAAAGATGAGGCTGTATCCGTTATGCTGCAGGAAATGGTGAATTATGTTTTAGAAGAAGGTTTTCAAGAGATAGAAGATGTTAACCCAGGGGATATTTTTGGCTATTCTACATATAAATTATTTTTCAAGAAATAG
- a CDS encoding HesB/IscA family protein: protein MTQVVEITEAASVQVKEMMRHNEEEDSFLRVAVKGGGCSGLTYGMAFEKEQGSGDDLLEQFGIRILVAREDAPILKGTIVDYKQSLMGGGFTIENPNAIASCGCGTSFRTAQKAGTPENC, encoded by the coding sequence ATGACACAAGTAGTTGAGATTACTGAAGCAGCTTCTGTTCAAGTAAAAGAAATGATGCGCCACAACGAAGAGGAAGATTCTTTTCTTCGTGTAGCTGTAAAAGGCGGCGGCTGCAGCGGATTGACTTATGGCATGGCTTTTGAGAAAGAACAAGGGTCCGGCGATGATTTACTGGAGCAATTCGGCATCCGGATTTTAGTGGCGAGAGAAGATGCACCCATTTTAAAAGGTACAATTGTCGATTATAAGCAATCTTTGATGGGCGGCGGATTTACAATTGAAAATCCGAATGCGATTGCTTCGTGTGGTTGCGGGACTTCATTCCGGACTGCCCAGAAAGCAGGCACCCCTGAAAACTGCTGA
- a CDS encoding YuiA family protein, with product MTFFKKALPANKCPYCAGQGYFQLRLGGSETCSHCSGSGKK from the coding sequence ATGACGTTTTTCAAAAAAGCATTGCCTGCTAATAAATGCCCTTATTGTGCAGGCCAAGGCTACTTCCAATTGCGTTTGGGCGGTTCGGAAACGTGCTCCCACTGTTCAGGGTCTGGTAAGAAATGA
- a CDS encoding YuzD family protein, producing the protein MPKEISIEVYGTEVICASCVNAPSSIDTYEWLEAAISRKYKDQPFSITYIDIEKPQTEEHKKDYAQRILEDEFFYPLVLVEGEVVGEGYIQLKPVYKELEKHGFQAEA; encoded by the coding sequence ATGCCGAAAGAAATATCCATCGAAGTTTACGGAACTGAAGTTATCTGCGCCAGCTGCGTCAATGCCCCTTCATCCATTGATACATATGAATGGCTTGAAGCTGCTATTTCACGCAAATACAAAGACCAGCCATTTTCAATTACCTATATCGACATTGAGAAACCACAAACCGAAGAGCATAAAAAAGACTATGCACAGCGTATTCTGGAGGATGAATTTTTCTATCCGCTTGTTCTGGTTGAAGGCGAAGTTGTCGGTGAAGGCTACATTCAGTTGAAACCTGTTTACAAAGAACTTGAAAAACATGGATTTCAAGCAGAAGCATAA
- a CDS encoding YuiB family protein, protein MNTSFSIVQLIISVLLFFVMFFGIGFLLNMLLRMTWLMAIVYPIVVLLIIDDVSFFDYFTNPGESFSMLGDTLTSLTGSDIAVLLAGFAGAITSGIVMKVLRKMGYQMF, encoded by the coding sequence ATGAATACATCATTCAGTATTGTTCAATTAATAATTTCGGTTCTTTTGTTTTTTGTCATGTTTTTCGGCATCGGCTTTTTGCTGAATATGCTTTTGCGCATGACCTGGCTTATGGCAATCGTTTATCCGATTGTTGTATTGTTGATTATCGACGATGTCAGCTTTTTTGACTATTTCACTAATCCAGGTGAATCTTTTTCAATGTTAGGGGATACACTGACTTCTTTGACAGGAAGTGATATTGCGGTGTTGCTGGCTGGCTTTGCTGGTGCGATCACTTCCGGGATTGTGATGAAGGTTTTACGTAAAATGGGTTATCAAATGTTTTAA